The region ATCGGGAGAgaaatatttacacatatatatgtgaagaaACTATTTGAAATCTTATATCCATATATACGACAGGTTCAAACTTTTGGGTGGAGGCAGATTGAAGGGATGTTGGTCTAGTGGCCTTGAGGAGCAGCCTGTCTTCTGGGATGCAGACATCCTCTGGGCTTGGGTTGCATTTTGTTCAGTCAGAACCTGGCTCTAGCCGGAATGGTATTTTAGGATCACAGGGCATTTATATGTCCAGCTGTAGTAGACTGAGCCATGGAGTTTTACCAATTTTCATTCTACTGTCAGTGTAAAAGCCACAGTTGTTCCACATCTTCACCATTAGTTgatatttaaattgtttatatttCACCATTCTGTAGATGAGTCATAATCCTGTCCAACACTGGGGATGGATTTACATGGCAGCTGTCATATTTTATAGGGACAGATTGTATCAGCTGGATAGAACTAGATTAGAGGTATCTAATTGGAGTCCTGTTCACATAGTGGGGGTCTGAGGGATATGAAGGAAGAGTGCTGAGTTAAATTTAGAGTGGCCGTGCTACCTGGTTCACAGCATGGTTCTAAAGAGAGAGATGTCCAGGGAGATGAAAAAACGCTGCTTCTGGCTTTAACGCAGAACTTCCTACTTACTGAGTTATTGAATACCATTACTGTTCTATCTATAACGAATGCACTTACACAGCCTATGACCAGTATGTATCTGTCTGTCCTCTGTGTTGGACATGTACCCAAATCTAACATTATTTTGTCATATTTATGCTTAAGTATCTCAGTGGCAAGGATGAAGGAGGAGGTCAAGACATAGGAATTTGACTATGGTGTTAACTCACTACACACTGTCATTGATAAATCTGTATTTGGACAAGGAAGTTTTCTGATGGATATGTGAGAGGGATGTGATATGAAGAGACTGAAAgggaaaagaatgaagaagatTGAAGTAGACAGGCTAAAATACATTGAAGTCCTTTGATGTAGTGTTCCCCTTTTCTGTAGAATGTCAAGAAAGAAGAGTCATTATGCAACATTGCAACATTGCCCAAACTTCCTAAGTTACGAATTCCATAAAAAATTCCATAATTTCTCATTCAACCTCTCCCATTCTATGAGAGGAAGCCTACGATTAACTAAATCAGTCAGTTTGATTTTTGGTCTTCAATTTAATGAGCTTAAATTTCCTTTTGTTATAGCACATCCACCAGATCCAATAAAATGAGCCAATATTTTTATCAACTCAGTCTTTAGATGTTGGAATAAGTATCTATCATACACACATCAATGGATTAATTAGACAATGTGTTTATTAATCACTTAATTCATGGCAATCCACTGACACCTTGTCTTGCCTAACTTTAATATATTTTAGCCACTGTTTTCTGCTGATCATATGCAACAATACAAAGTTTGGGTGAATTGATAAAAAATGCTAGGAATAGAATAGGAGTAGAAATCTTTAAACCTGTTATCTAAAACAAGAATTctctgcaggtttttttttttctactgtgaGAACTTTTCCTAACATGCTACAGTGTTTCACAAGTACCACCTTGAATAACAGAGGATGTTTGTAGGTTAACTTCCATTCTGAAGTATTTTCACATAAGGTCATCTTATAATGGTAGCTAGAACATTTAAGACCATCAGTggctcttaatttttaattaagagtATCCTTCAATCCTTAATGGTATTTCAAATATATGGCCATACCACACTTTCTCAGCAAACTGCTTCAGTGCTTTAGCCTTCAGGGAACAAGATCAAAGGCAGATGAAATAGATATCAAGAATTTATAGCTTTTACTTTTAGAGTAATTAATATACATGTCTTTATAGATCCACTATCTTAGTGTCCATAACAATTTTATGTGCCTTCCAAGAAACTGTTGTGTATGTGAATgcagtatgtatatatacaaacatatatatatatacgtatatatatgtatatatatgtatatgtatgtatgtgtgtgtatatacatatatgtatatgtgtgtgtgtgtgtgtgtgtatatatcttaaGGTACTTACCAAATGCTCAGTTAATTTTAAGTTACTAAGATTAACACTCAAAAAAATTAACACTCAAAAATATTATCTGGTATTTTTAGTTTATTATGCATTTGTTTATCTTCCCATTGTATCCCAGACAACATGCAATGCTTTGGGTAAAAGGATGGAAAGCTCAATCCTTTAGCAAAGAATTCTCACAAACAGGGTGATGTAAAATAGTGCTTTATGTAGATGAGTATTTGTGAGCCACAAAGAGACGAAGAGGAGCATTTTACCAGGGCTGAGgatgaggaagaagggaagaaaattcTCTTGAAGAAAATGACAGAAGAACTGATAGTTGATGATGACAGCACAGTGCTGTAATTTACCAAGGCTCGTTTCATTGTTCTGTATAATCTAACCTTtagacttcttttcttcttcttttttgtctaGCTTTATTCAAACATAATTGGCAAGTAGCATGTAAAATTATACAGTATACAATGCGATGatgttatatatgtttatatagtgaaatgattaccccaataaggttagttaacacattcatcacctcacagaGGTAGCACTTCTAATGTGTGCATGGTGTGGACAGttgagatctactctctcagcaaatttcaagtgtaGAATACAGCATTGTTAACTAGAGGCATGGATGTATATTAGGTCCTCATAACTTACTCATAAAATGAGAGAAAGCTTGTACACTTTGATCAAAATCACCCATTTCGCCCATAGTTaagcccctagcaaccaccaatctactctttgtttctatgagtttgacctTTTTGGATTCTACAAATATGTGAGAATACagcacttgtctttctctgtatgaattAGCTCACTTAACATATTGCCCTCACAGTTCTTCCATGTCATGGCAAACAGGACATCTTTACCTTTAAGACATGGTCTTGTCCAACTCAAGTCTTGTCTAGTTGTCAGACCTTTTGCCTGGTATCCTTTCTTCTCTCTACTTGAATCTCTTTTAGATTTGAGATTGAAATTCTCTATCCAAATATGCCTTCCTTTTACACTAGTTTTGGATACTGTGTTTTGGCTTTATAGCCCTCAATTGTTTATTACATGATGAATTTGAGGCTTATTATGAATTACTTGAATGTCTGGTTAATACATTACTAATACTAGCTTTTATTCATTAGTGTAGAAACTACAAGATGCATTGTGGTCCACAAAGGACCTAAATGCTCAAAGGTCACTCAAAAATGCACAATAAATCTTAGTGTAATTGAAAAAACATTTgagtaaaaactgaaaaaaatgagcataataaaaaagaaatgttttcacttAGAAGTGCCATCTGTAAATTCTGGGCACATAATGAAGTAGGACGTTTGTGGGGAACAGCAGTATACTTAAGATGGGAATTTAATGCAAATACTACTGTATTTAAGAATTTGAGAAAAGTATATTTCTCATTAGcatattgtataattttaatgaaacagaaaccactatgtgtgtgtgggtgtacgTGTGTAAGAATATGCCTAATGTGAATATTTAAagccatattttatttttcaatttttctaaggcctctttcacatccttgttccGTAGGCTATAAATCAGAGGGTTTAACATGGGAATCACAAGGGTGTAAAACAATGAGATCATTTTGTCTTGATCCAGAGAGTAGGAAGAACTTGGCCGGAAATATGTGAAGAGCAGAGTCCCCTGGAAAATGGCCACAGCAGTTAGGTGGGAGGTGCAGGTGGAGAAAGCTTTGCACCTCCCCTCAGCAGAGTGGATCTTCAACACTGATAGGATAATGTAACAGTAAGAGACAAGGACTCCTGAAATGGTACTCAGTTCAATGAAGCCAAAAACGGTGAATATCACAAACTCATTGACGTGTGTATCTGAGCAAGACAGCAATAGGAGAGGAGGAACATCACAGAAGAAATGGTTAATCTCATTTGAGCCACAGAAACATAAGCGGAAGGCTAACGTCGTGTGTATCAAAGCATCCGCCATCCCCACCAGGTACACCCCCGCCACGAGCAGGGAGCACACGCTGCCGGACATGCTGACTGTGTAGAGCAGGGGGTTGCTGATGGCCTTGTACCGGTCATAGGCCATCACGGCCAGCAGGAGGCACTCACAATCTGCACAGGTACAGAAGACCAAGAACTGCAGGGCACATCCAAGGAAGGGGATTGATCTGTTCTTGGCAAATATGTCCACCAGCATCTTGGGGCCAACTGCTGTGGAATAGCCGAGGTCACAGAAAGAGAGGTGgctgaggaaaaagtacatgggtgtGTGCAGCTTGGAATCCAGTCTAATTAGGGTGATCATTCCAAGATTGGCCCCAAGGTTAATGAGATAAACAAGTAGAAGCATGGAGAACAGGGTCACTTTGTTCTCAGTGTTATGAGTGATTCCCAAGAAGATGAATTCAGTCAAGGACGAGCAATTCCCTCTATCCATTCTTCAAGGTTCTTGTCCAAGCTTTTGAGAAAGCTATACAAAAATGAAAGATGTATGTGTAATACTTCTGGACATCCACACAATATTGTAAAGTAGAACACAACTTCTTtgtgtaaattgtcttttcatgCTCAGAAAATTATCTAGTCATGTACCCACTCTTTAAAGAGGCATCACTGTCTATTCCACACTAAGTGAAAGTGTCTGGGACAGACAGCTGAGAAACTCTGATCTAAATCTGGACGTCTAGATGTcatgtcttattttctttatctcaGGGAGGAGATTTGAATGAATTTACGTCTCTTCACCTCTTCAAAATAATATGGAAAAGACACTAATGTTAGAGATACTGGGCTATAAGGTATAGGACTAAACATTGTCCATGCTTGAAAATACTTACTGGAATACAAAAAGGGAcaacaatttttatatatttcaacacacacacacacacaattggttTAAAAGTCTGTGTCTTAGCTCCAGAAACAGAGACTACACCACTGACtagcaataataaaaatttattttattgctagTTTTAGTTTATGCTGTGTTTATTATTTGTTGAGGCAGGAAATTAGTATTATTGACTTGTTTCCTCAAAATGTATTATTGCTCTGCCACCATATTCATTGCCTCTTTGTGGAGTGGTCGTTGTCAGAGGCGAGTCTCTTGACCAGTGGAAGAAAAAGAGCTAAAAGGAATTGAAAACAATAGAATTTATAGCATACATTTACTTCACTTTAATTGTCACTGGCCTTTTATActataaaatgaaatgagatgaGCGACAATAAATGATGTTAAAATTCACAGATTTCTTCCTCTTATGTACATTTGCATTTATCTGTGTGCCCTGTTTGCACGTCCATTTATTCTTGATGTATGTAAGGATAGAACGCAAGCAATGGAAATTTTCCTTCGACCTAAGTAAATACGGCATATGGTTCAAATATGAATTTgcacatttgtatttttaatgtggttccctcattcattttttcaataaaacaaaacaaaacacaccttAATTCACGGACATACTTACCCAATGATACAAGGAATGAAAGCTTTCCTGTGAaccaacaacaaaataataagtaaaagGTTAGATGGTGGATGTTCCTGTTCTgagaaggaaatattttgagcCATTATGTGCAGGTATTAATGAGTAATCCGGCAAAAAATTCATCATTTACCAATTTTCTTCCTCaagaaattagtttttttttctcctatattcTTTAAAATAGGACCTTGAATCCTACCTGAGATGAGGAGGTCTGGGTAGGCCAGCAACAGGCAGGTGGAACTTTATTGTAGCAGGTAGAGTGGGACTTAAATCTCTGAAGACACTGCTGCCCTCAGGCTTTGGTGCTGTGTAAACACTTCATTAATTATATTTCTGCTTCTGGATAGTCCCCTGTGAATTCAGAACAACTTATCCAAGGCCGAGCTTTTATGCTTCACTATTGTCACCAATTTATTTATAGTGGGGAAACTGCAGTTTGTTTTTATGGTATGTTTCACTGTGACCCTGAGACTATCTCCTTCTCAACTCAAAGAAGACACCTAATGGCACTCAGACATAATCTTCCCAGCTCCTTTGGATCATTCACtgtgtttttgaaaaattctccttccctctccccatctcccccagcccagccctaaCAGCTACTCACCCACATTCTGATTCTATGTGGTTTCCTATTCTAGCCATTGCACATAAACAGAATCATGCAATAGAAgggttttgtttggttgttttttggggtttgtttgtttgtttgttttttgtttgtttatttttcccaatCAGGCTGCTTCTATTCAGTAAACTGTTATCAACTTTCCTTTGTGTTGTTGCATATACCAGAATTTTGTTCCATTAAATGGTGCAATAACCTTTCATTTTATGGATATAGCACATTTTATTGATTCACTGGGATGAACTCTGGGTTGTTTCTACTCTTTAGCTGCTTTAAATAATCATGCTATAACATTCATTTCAACGTTACATTTCATCACCAAACGTCATCTCATTCCCATCCTTCCACCATACACCATCCATAAACATTTCATTTACTTTGTGACTCCCTCTCATTCTCTAAATAATGCAATCTTTtcttaattatgtttatttttttcatctcagAATCTCTTTACTACATTGCAGGCCTCCTTGGTACAAGCTTTGAAAAGGtagtgctttataaatatttattgttaagTATTTCTGTCTACTAAAAAGGAGAATGATGTACAAAGAATAGAATGTACTCAATTTGGGGATTTTTCTATGGAGATAGCTCATATGTGCATAGATGACTCATTTAAAAAACTGCATGGATGAGGATTTTTCTAAATCATCAGagttccatttttttcctcaaaatattttgtttgccgTTATCCGTGTTAGTTCTATACAAAATCAAGAAACATTAGAAACACCGTTTTGTGTCTTCTAATCTTCCCAACAGCTAGCAGTGGAATTCTCCACACTCCTCAAACTTCGGTCTGCCATCTTGGTATCTGGTGAAACTGGGCTACTCCCCAAGACCTCAGAGCAAATCCTCCTTCACCATGACCTAAAAGATTAAAATGTCTGTCACTCTCCCTTCTATATGTGCACTGTTCAAGTATTGCTTCTTTCACTGGCTTTGTAAGTATATGCACAACCAAACTAAAAAGGATTGTGCTCATGCTCATAAATTTAATTAGAATATTAAAAGCTGGAATAAGCCAATCTGAAATTAGTAATTACAGAGCTCTACAATGGGCTAATGACAGGGCAGCTTAAAGATAACTGTACGCTATTTACACATTTTTCCTTAGAGAGACAGTGCCTATTTCTCCTCCCTTGAATATTTGCCATACTTTAcctgctttgaccaacagaaatTGGCAGAACCATTATTAAGTCCCTTCTGAGTCTATCTAGCTTTGAAGAAGACAGTGTCTGAAAGCCATGTGCTACCATGTAGGAAATCCAGCTAACCATCGGAACACATATCATGTGATGAGTTCTGAGATTCcatggagggagaaggggagaatcTGAGTCCATCTGTCTACCTACCCTCGTCCTGTGCCAGACCTGAGTCGCCTGACAGTCGAGCCCATCTTTCCACTGAGTACTTTACCTCAGTCCACGTGAGGAAGTGAAAAATTACTGAGTCAGGGGTCATTATTTTAAGTTATGTAGTTTTAGAGCACTATTTATGTAGCAAGAGAAAACTGGAACAGTGTAGGTAAATACATCAGAGAAACTATGTTcagaaggatttttttgtttttgtttttgttttttaactgttacGTATATAATCCAAAgagtgaagaaaatatttgaaaaccataTATCTTGTCCCCCAACTATATGAGGAGCTCTCAtcaattataagaaaataaactacttaataaaaattatacaaagtaattaaacaaatactCTCACCAAGAAGATGTATAAACAGTAAGTTGATGTGTAGAAATTTGCACAGCATCCTTAGTTATTTGGATAATGACAGTAAAGTGACAACATCTGTTAAatgaactaaaattaaaaagttactATACATAATTTCCTGTTTCATCTGTATCTGCTTTGGATTTAACAGGGACAcaggttttcttcttatttgtttgggttatttttctgattatttcttttatttgtttcttgttttttcctaCCTTTTTTCTATAAAACTAGGAAACTCATCAAGCTAAAATTAATATaacattacatttttaattttgtctaaATGATTGTCAATGACAATTTTCAATGTCTTTTTGCATATCATCACCATTCTTGATGTGATCATCCCAGTGACCTTcccaaaactaaaataaatgtacTCCTATGGTGATATTGTTGAGGCAAAGCTCAAAATACATAACCCACTGATAGTAAGTTTCCGCCAGTTAAAATCGAGAAACTGATGCATTTGTGTTACAACAAACTTTCACTATCATTATCTCTCTGGTACAAATTTGGTGTATGTAGAATTATCCTTGGTCACCTAATTCTATTCCCATCCAAAGTTATTTTTCCCTCATGGACTTCTCTGTCTTCTGAGACTCAGAAATCCATTGAGTTGCATTTTGTTCAGCCGGAACCTAGCTTTCCCTTTTTAACAGTGCTTCTCCTCAAGACCGTGTGGGCTAACATCCCTTCAATCTACCCTCATCCAAAAATTCAAACTTGAGTTGGGTAactacattattattttaatttgaataaCCTGAAGTATCTCCCAGTGggatttgtgttttcattaaaaataaaaaaactgaataaTTGAAAAACATGTCTTAAGGAGAAAATGTATTCctcaaatataaacaaatgaggaaaaaatataaatgcttAGGGTTTTCCTGGTGTCCCTGGTGACACTAAAAGAATTCTGTGTAGGCAAATGTCTATACCCAGAAAAGTACCTTCCTCAGAGTCTAGTTTTCTGTTCCTAAAGCCTGGAGTCTTGTGACACAAGTTCCGTGCATGTTGGGGCACCAGAGTTCCTTatgtctccctgctgctgggacaATGACTAGGGGTGTCAGTGGATGGATAAAGACAGTATTAACAGTTTCACAAGCAAGGCAACACTTCTAGTAACACAGAGGTTAACTATGTACTGAGACACTCTATGAAATGAAGCACTACACCAATTTCACAAATATATAATCAATACTTAATCTGGTACAGGAAactattagattaaaaaaaaattgacagttGCTTACACCCCAATAGTGAATATACTTAGTTTTTAGAAATCCTTTTTTGAGTGTAATACACATACAGAAACCCTTCATCTGTAAAAGTACACTACAAGAAAATTTTCGTGAATGAAAAGATTCCTGCACCCAGAACCGGACCAAGGGAAGACGATTACGATCATCTCAGAAATTATTCCCACACCCATCTCAAATGGATGTCCAATATGATGTGTTAGTTTgtacatttttgagatatattgTAGTAAAATCAtacatcttttatatttttgtgtatgacttCTTTCGCtcaaatttcttttctgaaatttctCTATACTCTTGTATGTCAAAGTAGTTCCTTCATCCTTATCATTCAGTAGATTTCCTAGGTACAAACTTAACATGTAGTTATTTAATTTAGAGATGTGATCAGTAATAGTGGCCCATAAACTGTCCTGGAGCTGGGACACACCATTTGTTTACATAATACTCATAATTGCTTTTGTGATACAGGGCAAACTGCAGTGGATGTGACAGTTTATAAGCTAAAAACCCTAACATATATGCCATTTAACACATTAAGGAAAAGTTTGTCAAGTCTTGATCTAATGTGTTGAAAAAGTCTGAGTTGTTTTTAGGTCTGTATTACTGCAAATAATGCAATGGAAGATATGTTTGTGCATGTCTTTGAGTGGTCATATTCATTCTATTCTCTTGCGTTTAATTCTAACAATGGGATTTTTGAGTCAAAGGGTATTTATATGTCCAGCTCTAGTGAAGTCAGCTTAGACTTTTACAAAGTGCAGTGACAAATATCATTCTAGTGTTAAAGAGTAAAAGCCATGGTTGTTCCACATTGTCACCAACAACTGATAATTCAGTTATTTACAACCTGCCATACTTTTATGTACtggtaacattttatttttctttcttgcagtGCTAATAAGGTTGATAATTCATCTCTATGAGAGTTTGTAAGATTCTGAATTTGAATAATAGGCCACTCAAAAGGATCATGTTTAAGGGAGATTGGCTTTCTGAAGCTCACACTATCGAGATGGCTTCGTGGCATCACTGGCTCAGGTTAACACAGCCTAGATGAAAGCACATTGTGTTTTTTGAGAATGAagtgactctttttttttaacctttttcacACCGTTTCCAATGTCTGGATGGATTTACACAGCAGGAGTCATATTTTATAGGGACAGATTGTGTCAGCTGGAAGGAAACAGACAATCTGGTTGACAAGTTTCTATTTCACTTGGGGGAATCCAAGGGATAGAAAGGAAGAGGGATGAGTTAAATTTAGAGTGGCCGTGCTACCTGGTTCCCAGCACGGTTCTAAAGAGAGAGATGTCCAGGGAGGTTAAATGTCGCTGTCTCTGACTTTAGCACAGAACTTCCTACTTAGTGGGTTATTGAAAATCCTTGCTACTCTGTTTTCTACAAAAATAGATATACAGCCTATTAACCTTGTTATATCACTCTGTTCTCTGCCTTAGATATAGACTCACATCTACCATTGTTATGCTGTATTTATACTTAAGTATTTCAATGGTAAGGATGTAGGAAGAGGTCAGGATATAGGAACTTGCCTGTAGTATGAACCCACTACACAAGGTCATTGGTGATGTTGCATTTGGACAATATTTGCCATCAGACAGGGGTGGGTGTATGAGAAGGATGGGATGTGGAGACACTGAGAAGAAAGTATACTAATGAGGAGTGAAGTAGGCAGGTTAGAAAGCATCCAAGTCTTCAGTGTGGATTTCCTGTTTTGTAGAATCCCAAGATAGAGTAGTTATTACACATACCTGCTCAAACTTTTATTTGAGTTATGAATTCCTTAAAAATACTTCCATAACTGGCTTTTTGCAGCTTACAACTAGATGCAACAAAATGGGCCAATATTTAGATCAAATCGGTCTTTAGTTGTAGTAAATGTCATTTATATGATGGAAATGGTTAATTGAACAATGTGTTATAATCTTTAAATTCATGGCAATCTCTTCACAGCCTATTTTGCTTGGACTTTAGTATGTTTCAGACAGTGTTCTTCTGCCATGTTATAGTTGCTCATAAGCCCCAATTCCTAAAGAGTTTGGGAGAATTGATGAAATGTGCCGGAGAGAGACTTTTAACAACTTTTATCTAAAACAAGAATTCTTTGTAGTTTTTTTCCACCATAAAATCTTTCCCAAGTATGTCACAGTGTCTCACAAATACCACCCTGAATGACACAGGACTTTCTTAGGCTTTATTCTCATTACAAAATATTTCCACGTACGGACGTTTCACAGTGGCAGCTGGAAAACCTAAGGCCTTCAGTGGCTTTTAGCTTTTACAATTGTGATGGGTAATTAATGTCCTTCAGTCTTACgtgatttttcaaatatatggCCACATCCACACTTTCTCAACAAACAGATTGAGTGCTTTAGCCTTCAGGAAATAAGATTAAATTCTGATCAAATAGTCAAATACCAAAAATACACACCTCTTTACTCGTTTGTAATTAATATGCATATCTTTACAGATCCTTTATTTTAGAGTCTCCATTACTTTATGTACAATCCCAAAAACTGTTGTGTATATGCATACTATTTATACactgtattatataaaatatatatataaaatatatatatatatatatatatatatatatacacacatgtaactTTAAGGTATACCATCACTCTATTAATATTGTGTTCATGAGTTACAATCACTCGAAAGTATTATCTGGTGTTTTTAGTTTATTCTGTATTTGATTATTTTCCCATTGTTTCCCAGACAACATGCAGTGTTTTGGAAACAGGGATGGAATGCTCAGCCCTTTAGCAAAGCATGCTCACAAAAAGGCTGATACAATGCTTTAAGTAGATGGTTGTTtgtgaaacagaaagagacaaagagggaCATTCAACCAGGGCTgagaaggggaaagaagggaaggCAATTATCTTGGGGGAAGTGACAGAAGAATTAACAGTCGGTAATTACACGCAAAGAGGAATTTACCAGGAGCCTCCCATTGGCCCTTCTAACCTCAACTTTGAAGCCTTTCTTCGTTTGTTTCtggctttattcacataaaattGACAAATGGTCTATAAGATATACAGTGTGATGATGTGATAAatgtatacattatgaaatgatttccACAATAAGATTACTTAGCACATTTTTTTTACTTCACATAGTTACcctttttagtgtgtgtgtgatgagaacattgaagatctactcttagcaaattttaataAATCGTTGTTAACTAGAGTCACATGTCCATTAGATCACCGGAACATATTAAGCATATAACAGGAAGTGTGTGCACTCTCTCTGAGTCTGTATTAGATTCAAATGATACATGAGGCCGTAC is a window of Vicugna pacos chromosome 10, VicPac4, whole genome shotgun sequence DNA encoding:
- the LOC102541256 gene encoding olfactory receptor 5W2-like, giving the protein MDRGNCSSLTEFIFLGITHNTENKVTLFSMLLLVYLINLGANLGMITLIRLDSKLHTPMYFFLSHLSFCDLGYSTAVGPKMLVDIFAKNRSIPFLGCALQFLVFCTCADCECLLLAVMAYDRYKAISNPLLYTVSMSGSVCSLLVAGVYLVGMADALIHTTLAFRLCFCGSNEINHFFCDVPPLLLLSCSDTHVNEFVIFTVFGFIELSTISGVLVSYCYIILSVLKIHSAEGRCKAFSTCTSHLTAVAIFQGTLLFTYFRPSSSYSLDQDKMISLFYTLVIPMLNPLIYSLRNKDVKEALEKLKNKIWL